The Balearica regulorum gibbericeps isolate bBalReg1 chromosome 22, bBalReg1.pri, whole genome shotgun sequence genome includes a region encoding these proteins:
- the GJA9 gene encoding gap junction alpha-9 protein has protein sequence MGDWNFLGGILEEVHIHSTIIGKIWLTILFIFRMLVLGVATEDVWNDEQSEFICNTEQPGCRNVCYDEAFPISLIRYWVLQVIFVSSPSLVYMGHALYRLRALEKERQKKKAQVRVELESTELEMTEDRKRLERELRQLDQRKLNKAPLRGSLLCTYVIHIFTRSAVEVGFMIGQYLLYGFHLDPLYKCQRDPCPNTVDCFVSRPTEKTVFILFMQSIATVSLLLNILEIIHLGFRKIKMGLCGQNKNKDDPDNFYINKPKKYSVIPHSSLGISTTPQKSLPSALSGYTFLMEKQTDTAAYPVLNPPPMFQSVQNNRTESSGNYTHHNRENKSPKKRPATNALVNQSQNASANNKESLLGKLGTEAHDAQKEAEKKRFLVGTQNADTASSTCLRSFAEMPPQASLQADTTFPITGFRRQHGIGSSWNCSATVESAGASTSSLPKNSNRRQSSFSANKVQLPYDADVKNSSRPDTPDSTGEVSSESKRSGNCDSPKPFSLSRRLSLSSNASSRRAPTDLQI, from the coding sequence ATGGGAGACTGGAATTTCCTCGGAGGCATTTTAGAGGAGGTCCACATTCATTCCACTATAATTGGAAAGATTTGGCTAACGATCCTCTTCATATTTCGAATGCTTGTCCTCGGAGTGGCAACCGAGGATGTTTGGAACGACGAACAATCGGAATTTATATGCAATACCGAGCAACCTGGTTGCAGAAACGTCTGCTACGATGAGGCCTTTCCCATCTCTCTCATAAGATACTGGGTCTTGCAAGTTATATTTGTGTCTTCCCCTTCCTTGGTGTATATGGGTCATGCCTTATACAGACTAAGAGCCTTGGAAAAagagaggcaaaaaaagaaagctcagGTAAGAGTGGAACTCGAAAGCACTGAATTAGAAATGACTGAGGATCGGAAAAGGCTGGAGAGAGAACTCCGGCAATTGGATCAAAGAAAGCTAAACAAAGCGCCCCTGAGAGGCTCTTTGCTCTGCACTTACGTGATACATATTTTCACAAGATCTGCGGTGGAAGTCGGTTTTATGATTGGGCAGTACCTTCTTTATGGCTTTCATCTAGATCCCCTTTATAAATGTCAGAGAGATCCATGTCCAAACACAGTTGACTGCTTTGTATCCAGACCAACGGAAAAGACGGTGTTCATATTATTCATGCAATCGATAGCGACTGTgtcattgcttttaaatatcCTAGAAATTATCCACCTAGGATTCcgaaaaattaaaatgggacTCTGCGggcagaataaaaataaggatGACCCTGACAATTTCTACATAAACAAACCTAAGAAATACTCTGTGATACCGCACTCTTCTTTGGGAATATCCACCACCCCTcaaaaatctcttccttctgcactgagcGGTTATacctttttaatggaaaagcaaaCTGACACCGCCGCCTACCCGGTTCTAAATCCTCCTCCCATGTTTCAGTCTGTGCAAAATAACCGTACCGAAAGCAGCGGCAATTACACCCATCACAATCGGGAAAATAAATCGCCAAAGAAGAGGCCGGCTACAAATGCTTTAGTCAATCAGAGTCAAAACGCTAGCGCAAATAACAAGGAAAGCTTGCTTGGCAAGCTTGGGACTGAAGCGCACGATGCTCAAAAAGAAGCGGAAAAGAAACGTTTCCTTGTTGGTACTCAGAATGCAGATACAGCTTCGAGCACGTGCTTGAGAAGCTTTGCCGAAATGCCACCTCAAGCTTCGCTGCAAGCCGATACGACCTTTCCTATTACCGGTTTCAGAAGACAACACGGAATCGGTTCGTCTTGGAACTGCTCGGCAACGGTCGAGAGTGCAGGGGCTTCAACAAGTTCTCTTCCAAAGAACAGCAACAGAAGACAAAGCAGTTTCAGCGCAAACAAAGTCCAACTTCCTTACGATGCTGACGTGAAAAATTCTAGCCGACCAGACACTCCTGACTCTACAGGGGAGGTGAGCTCAGAATCTAAACGAAGCGGAAACTGCGATAGTCCCAAGCCTTTCTCTCTGTCTAGGCGACTGTCGCTGTCAAGTAATGCCAGCAGCAGGCGTGCCCCCACCGACCTTCAAATATAG
- the MYCBP gene encoding C-Myc-binding protein isoform X1, translated as MAHYKAADSKREQFRRYLEKSGVLDTLTKVLVALYEEPEKPNSALDFLKHHLGASAPENPEIEALRLEVAEMKEKYEAVLEENKKLKTKEIWQRAEF; from the exons ATGGCGCATTACAAG GCCGCGGACTCCAAGCGGGAGCAGTTCCGCCGGTACTTGGAGAAGTCGGGGGTGCTGGACACGCTCACCAAGG TGTTGGTAGCCTTATATGAAGAGCCAGAGAAACCAAATAGTGCACTGGA CTTTCTGAAGCATCATCTGGGAGCTTCAGCTCCTGAGAATCCAGAAATAGAGGCACTTCGCTTGGAAGTggcagagatgaaagaaaaatacgaAGCTGtgttggaagaaaataaaaaactgaaaaccaag GAAATATGGCAAAGAGCAGAATTTTAG
- the MYCBP gene encoding C-Myc-binding protein isoform X2 yields the protein MAHYKAADSKREQFRRYLEKSGVLDTLTKVLVALYEEPEKPNSALDFLKHHLGASAPENPEIEALRLEVAEMKEKYEAVLEENKKLKTKLAQYEPPQDEKHGE from the exons ATGGCGCATTACAAG GCCGCGGACTCCAAGCGGGAGCAGTTCCGCCGGTACTTGGAGAAGTCGGGGGTGCTGGACACGCTCACCAAGG TGTTGGTAGCCTTATATGAAGAGCCAGAGAAACCAAATAGTGCACTGGA CTTTCTGAAGCATCATCTGGGAGCTTCAGCTCCTGAGAATCCAGAAATAGAGGCACTTCGCTTGGAAGTggcagagatgaaagaaaaatacgaAGCTGtgttggaagaaaataaaaaactgaaaaccaag CTGGCTCAGTATGAACCACCTCAAGACGAGAAGCATGGTGAATAA